A single Nicotiana tabacum cultivar K326 chromosome 5, ASM71507v2, whole genome shotgun sequence DNA region contains:
- the LOC107805293 gene encoding F-box protein At2g26160 isoform X3, with protein sequence MLTADWSKLPVDLLGLIASRLHFVEDWVRFGGVCKSWRTGILQNGNSLCSFLPWLMLPQRTHESSRTFYSPFKCKSYDICLSGVLDKRCWGSSHGWLVTLGANFDMHLLNPLSGVQISLPPLNKCQNLNTLICTGKSFRDSFVSKVILSASPSSSDCVIFALYSDNWKMAFAKPGDVAWTPLSSIRGHVDDAICHDGKFYAIDTFGEVLIWDFAGSFLKKIAFTPSRDMDNLVYVTTYLVELEGQIYAVMRLLFDTRITDTPCLSTWSFKIYKLDVYNEKWEEVKSLGDWSIFVGSNHSFSISCCAYPECESNCIFFTDDFSGVYYNAVHGYDMGTYNIQNGGMQPLIQENVSAFAFSQPLWIIPSLS encoded by the exons ATG CTAACAGCAGATTGGTCGAAGTTGCCAGTGGATCTTTTGGGTTTAATTGCTAGTCGTCTGCATTTTGTCGAAGACTGGGTTCGGTTTGGTGGAGTCTGTAAGTCATGGAGAACTGGTATTCTACAAAATGGCAATTCTTTGTGCTCTTTCCTTCCTTGGCTGATGCTTCCTCAGAGGACACATGAAAGCTCGCGCACGTTCTATAGTCCTTTCAAATGTAAGAGTTATGATATCTGTTTGTCAGGTGTTCTAGATAAACGCTGTTGGGGTTCTTCTCATGGTTGGTTGGTCACTCTAGGTGCCAATTTTGATATGCACTTGCTAAATCCACTATCAGGGGTCCAAATTTCACTTCCACCACTGAATAAGTGCCAAAATTTGAATACTCTGATATGTACAGGAAAGAGCTTTCGCGACTCGTTTGTTTCCAAAGTTATCTTATCTGCTAGTCCGTCTTCATCAGATTGTGTAATTTTTGCTCTCTATTCTGATAATTGGAAGATGGCATTTGCAAAGCCAGGTGACGTTGCTTGGACTCCCTTGAGTTCCATCCGTGGCCATGTTGATGATGCCATATGTCATGATGGAAAGTTTTATGCTATCGACACTTTTGGCGAAGTTCTGATTTGGGACTTCGCTGGCTCTTTCTTGAAGAAGATAGCTTTCACACCATCTCGCGATATGGATAATTTGGTGTATGTTACTACATATCTTGTCGAGCTAGAAGGTCAAATATATGCCGTAATGAGGCTTTTGTTTGATACACGAATCACAGATACTCCTTGCCTAAGCACTTGGAGTTTCAAAATTTACAAGTTGGATGTCTACAATGAGAAGTGGGAAGAAGTGAAATCTTTGGGTGATTGGTCTATTTTTGTAGGAAGCAATCATTCCTTCTCAATTTCTTGCTGTGCTTACCCAGAATGTGAGAGTAATTGCATATTCTTCACAGATGACTTCTCTGGAGTTTATTACAATGCAGTACATGGCTATGATATGGGTACTTACAATATTCAGAATGGCGGGATGCAACCTCTTATTCAGGAAAATGTATCTGCCTTTGCATTCTCTCAGCCACTTTGGATAATACCAAGTTTATCTTAA
- the LOC107805293 gene encoding B3 domain-containing protein REM7 isoform X4, with product MMKIPPKKPHFFKPILPGFKHGIKIPIAFSKYLNGCNQEHAILRRAGKKWVVKVNGRLLGWGKFAEEHDLQLGDCLVFRHEGNMEFEVSIFGSSKCEREYEQPLQGVSEGEEERDHSCKKITPQVNTTEKPKLNIKSSHKAFPNVEAAQDMPLDRPYFIYTIKPYCLSKSFLQLPGPFARENDLRNRKCTITIRDEQMSWTFSLYSSGSHTFIGGVWSKFCIANGLKEGDQIMLEIVANGKNPILKVYDLMGNASLQPKGKKTNFDTKRVSTEDLRANASRQREGKKPKLDARRVSTRVSSSGFCKIKWLGE from the exons ATGATGAAAATTCCTCCAAAAAAGCCTCACTTCTTTAAGCCTATTTTGCCAGGTTTTAAGCATGGAATT AAAATCCCCATAGCTTTTTCCAAGTATCTGAATGGATGTAATCAAGAACATGCAATACTGAGAAGGGCAGGTAAGAAGTGGGTGGTAAAAGTGAACGGACGGCTATTGGGTTGGGGAAAATTTGCAGAGGAACATGATTTGCAGTTGGGAGATTGTTTGGTGTTCAGACATGAAGGAAACATGGAGTTTGAAGTTTCAATCTTTGGTTCAAGTAAGTGTGAAAGAGAATATGAACAGCCTCTGCAAGGAGTTAGTGAAGGAGAAGAGGAGAGGGATCATTCTTGCAAGAAAATCACACCACAAG TCAATACAACAGAAAAACCAAAGCTCAACATCAAGTCGTCACACAAGGCTTTCCCCAATGTAGAAGCTGCACAGGACATGCCTCTTGATCGCCCTTATTTCATTTACACAATCAAACCATATTGCCTTTCAAAGAGTTTTCTG CAACTTCCGGGACCATTTGCACGAGAAAACGATCTTAGGAACAGGAAATGTACGATAACAATAAGGGATGAACAAATGTCTTGGACGTTTAGTCTATATTCTTCTGGCTCACATACCTTCATTGGAGGTGTATGGAGTAAATTCTGCATCGCGAATGGCTTGAAGGAAGGAGATCAGATAATGCTCGAGATAGTTGCAAATGGAAAGAACCCTATACTGAAAGTTTACG ATTTGATGGGAAATGCATCACTCCAGCCCAAAGGAAAGAAGACTAATTTTGATACTAAAAGAGTTTCCACTGAAG ATTTGAGAGCAAATGCATCACGTCAGCGCGAAGGAAAGAAGCCTAAGTTGGATGCTAGAAGAGTTTCCACTCGAG TATCTTCCAGCGGCTTTTGCAAAATCAAATGGCTTGGCGAATAA
- the LOC107805293 gene encoding B3 domain-containing protein REM7 isoform X2, with translation MMKIPPKKPHFFKPILPGFKHGIKIPIAFSKYLNGCNQEHAILRRAGKKWVVKVNGRLLGWGKFAEEHDLQLGDCLVFRHEGNMEFEVSIFGSSKCEREYEQPLQGVSEGEEERDHSCKKITPQEKPKLNIKSSHKAFPNVEAAQDMPLDRPYFIYTIKPYCLSKSFLQLPGPFARENDLRNRKCTITIRDEQMSWTFSLYSSGSHTFIGGVWSKFCIANGLKEGDQIMLEIVANGKNPILKVYDLMGNASLQPKGKKTNFDTKRVSTEDLRANASRQREGKKPKLDARRVSTRGLVTRANPCFCIKHPIFSFHFSDSNVSSFFSFLVLFIKGITGLRIKTSDMPATKARVRALTSANANPHFISTIRPYFISRPSLESNLN, from the exons ATGATGAAAATTCCTCCAAAAAAGCCTCACTTCTTTAAGCCTATTTTGCCAGGTTTTAAGCATGGAATT AAAATCCCCATAGCTTTTTCCAAGTATCTGAATGGATGTAATCAAGAACATGCAATACTGAGAAGGGCAGGTAAGAAGTGGGTGGTAAAAGTGAACGGACGGCTATTGGGTTGGGGAAAATTTGCAGAGGAACATGATTTGCAGTTGGGAGATTGTTTGGTGTTCAGACATGAAGGAAACATGGAGTTTGAAGTTTCAATCTTTGGTTCAAGTAAGTGTGAAAGAGAATATGAACAGCCTCTGCAAGGAGTTAGTGAAGGAGAAGAGGAGAGGGATCATTCTTGCAAGAAAATCACACCACAAG AAAAACCAAAGCTCAACATCAAGTCGTCACACAAGGCTTTCCCCAATGTAGAAGCTGCACAGGACATGCCTCTTGATCGCCCTTATTTCATTTACACAATCAAACCATATTGCCTTTCAAAGAGTTTTCTG CAACTTCCGGGACCATTTGCACGAGAAAACGATCTTAGGAACAGGAAATGTACGATAACAATAAGGGATGAACAAATGTCTTGGACGTTTAGTCTATATTCTTCTGGCTCACATACCTTCATTGGAGGTGTATGGAGTAAATTCTGCATCGCGAATGGCTTGAAGGAAGGAGATCAGATAATGCTCGAGATAGTTGCAAATGGAAAGAACCCTATACTGAAAGTTTACG ATTTGATGGGAAATGCATCACTCCAGCCCAAAGGAAAGAAGACTAATTTTGATACTAAAAGAGTTTCCACTGAAG ATTTGAGAGCAAATGCATCACGTCAGCGCGAAGGAAAGAAGCCTAAGTTGGATGCTAGAAGAGTTTCCACTCGAGGTTTGGTTACAAGAGCAAATCCTTGTTTCTGTATCAAACACCctatcttttcttttcatttttctgattctaatgtttcttctttcttttcttttcttgtgcttTTTATTAAAGGAATAACAGGCCTAAGGATTAAGACCTCAGATATGCCTGCTACAAAAGCACGAGTCCGTGCTTTAACATCTGCTAATGCTAACCCTCATTTTATTTCTACTATTAGGCCTTATTTTATCAGCAGGCCTTCCCTCGAAAGTAATTTGAATTAA
- the LOC107805293 gene encoding B3 domain-containing protein REM7 isoform X1, which yields MMKIPPKKPHFFKPILPGFKHGIKIPIAFSKYLNGCNQEHAILRRAGKKWVVKVNGRLLGWGKFAEEHDLQLGDCLVFRHEGNMEFEVSIFGSSKCEREYEQPLQGVSEGEEERDHSCKKITPQVNTTEKPKLNIKSSHKAFPNVEAAQDMPLDRPYFIYTIKPYCLSKSFLQLPGPFARENDLRNRKCTITIRDEQMSWTFSLYSSGSHTFIGGVWSKFCIANGLKEGDQIMLEIVANGKNPILKVYDLMGNASLQPKGKKTNFDTKRVSTEDLRANASRQREGKKPKLDARRVSTRGLVTRANPCFCIKHPIFSFHFSDSNVSSFFSFLVLFIKGITGLRIKTSDMPATKARVRALTSANANPHFISTIRPYFISRPSLESNLN from the exons ATGATGAAAATTCCTCCAAAAAAGCCTCACTTCTTTAAGCCTATTTTGCCAGGTTTTAAGCATGGAATT AAAATCCCCATAGCTTTTTCCAAGTATCTGAATGGATGTAATCAAGAACATGCAATACTGAGAAGGGCAGGTAAGAAGTGGGTGGTAAAAGTGAACGGACGGCTATTGGGTTGGGGAAAATTTGCAGAGGAACATGATTTGCAGTTGGGAGATTGTTTGGTGTTCAGACATGAAGGAAACATGGAGTTTGAAGTTTCAATCTTTGGTTCAAGTAAGTGTGAAAGAGAATATGAACAGCCTCTGCAAGGAGTTAGTGAAGGAGAAGAGGAGAGGGATCATTCTTGCAAGAAAATCACACCACAAG TCAATACAACAGAAAAACCAAAGCTCAACATCAAGTCGTCACACAAGGCTTTCCCCAATGTAGAAGCTGCACAGGACATGCCTCTTGATCGCCCTTATTTCATTTACACAATCAAACCATATTGCCTTTCAAAGAGTTTTCTG CAACTTCCGGGACCATTTGCACGAGAAAACGATCTTAGGAACAGGAAATGTACGATAACAATAAGGGATGAACAAATGTCTTGGACGTTTAGTCTATATTCTTCTGGCTCACATACCTTCATTGGAGGTGTATGGAGTAAATTCTGCATCGCGAATGGCTTGAAGGAAGGAGATCAGATAATGCTCGAGATAGTTGCAAATGGAAAGAACCCTATACTGAAAGTTTACG ATTTGATGGGAAATGCATCACTCCAGCCCAAAGGAAAGAAGACTAATTTTGATACTAAAAGAGTTTCCACTGAAG ATTTGAGAGCAAATGCATCACGTCAGCGCGAAGGAAAGAAGCCTAAGTTGGATGCTAGAAGAGTTTCCACTCGAGGTTTGGTTACAAGAGCAAATCCTTGTTTCTGTATCAAACACCctatcttttcttttcatttttctgattctaatgtttcttctttcttttcttttcttgtgcttTTTATTAAAGGAATAACAGGCCTAAGGATTAAGACCTCAGATATGCCTGCTACAAAAGCACGAGTCCGTGCTTTAACATCTGCTAATGCTAACCCTCATTTTATTTCTACTATTAGGCCTTATTTTATCAGCAGGCCTTCCCTCGAAAGTAATTTGAATTAA
- the LOC107805293 gene encoding B3 domain-containing protein REM10 isoform X6, with translation MEFEVSIFGSSKCEREYEQPLQGVSEGEEERDHSCKKITPQVNTTEKPKLNIKSSHKAFPNVEAAQDMPLDRPYFIYTIKPYCLSKSFLQLPGPFARENDLRNRKCTITIRDEQMSWTFSLYSSGSHTFIGGVWSKFCIANGLKEGDQIMLEIVANGKNPILKVYDLMGNASLQPKGKKTNFDTKRVSTEDLRANASRQREGKKPKLDARRVSTRVSSSGFCKIKWLGE, from the exons ATGGAGTTTGAAGTTTCAATCTTTGGTTCAAGTAAGTGTGAAAGAGAATATGAACAGCCTCTGCAAGGAGTTAGTGAAGGAGAAGAGGAGAGGGATCATTCTTGCAAGAAAATCACACCACAAG TCAATACAACAGAAAAACCAAAGCTCAACATCAAGTCGTCACACAAGGCTTTCCCCAATGTAGAAGCTGCACAGGACATGCCTCTTGATCGCCCTTATTTCATTTACACAATCAAACCATATTGCCTTTCAAAGAGTTTTCTG CAACTTCCGGGACCATTTGCACGAGAAAACGATCTTAGGAACAGGAAATGTACGATAACAATAAGGGATGAACAAATGTCTTGGACGTTTAGTCTATATTCTTCTGGCTCACATACCTTCATTGGAGGTGTATGGAGTAAATTCTGCATCGCGAATGGCTTGAAGGAAGGAGATCAGATAATGCTCGAGATAGTTGCAAATGGAAAGAACCCTATACTGAAAGTTTACG ATTTGATGGGAAATGCATCACTCCAGCCCAAAGGAAAGAAGACTAATTTTGATACTAAAAGAGTTTCCACTGAAG ATTTGAGAGCAAATGCATCACGTCAGCGCGAAGGAAAGAAGCCTAAGTTGGATGCTAGAAGAGTTTCCACTCGAG TATCTTCCAGCGGCTTTTGCAAAATCAAATGGCTTGGCGAATAA
- the LOC107805293 gene encoding uncharacterized protein LOC107805293 isoform X5 — protein sequence MEFEVSIFGSSKCEREYEQPLQGVSEGEEERDHSCKKITPQVNTTEKPKLNIKSSHKAFPNVEAAQDMPLDRPYFIYTIKPYCLSKSFLQLPGPFARENDLRNRKCTITIRDEQMSWTFSLYSSGSHTFIGGVWSKFCIANGLKEGDQIMLEIVANGKNPILKVYDLMGNASLQPKGKKTNFDTKRVSTEDLRANASRQREGKKPKLDARRVSTRGLVTRANPCFCIKHPIFSFHFSDSNVSSFFSFLVLFIKGITGLRIKTSDMPATKARVRALTSANANPHFISTIRPYFISRPSLESNLN from the exons ATGGAGTTTGAAGTTTCAATCTTTGGTTCAAGTAAGTGTGAAAGAGAATATGAACAGCCTCTGCAAGGAGTTAGTGAAGGAGAAGAGGAGAGGGATCATTCTTGCAAGAAAATCACACCACAAG TCAATACAACAGAAAAACCAAAGCTCAACATCAAGTCGTCACACAAGGCTTTCCCCAATGTAGAAGCTGCACAGGACATGCCTCTTGATCGCCCTTATTTCATTTACACAATCAAACCATATTGCCTTTCAAAGAGTTTTCTG CAACTTCCGGGACCATTTGCACGAGAAAACGATCTTAGGAACAGGAAATGTACGATAACAATAAGGGATGAACAAATGTCTTGGACGTTTAGTCTATATTCTTCTGGCTCACATACCTTCATTGGAGGTGTATGGAGTAAATTCTGCATCGCGAATGGCTTGAAGGAAGGAGATCAGATAATGCTCGAGATAGTTGCAAATGGAAAGAACCCTATACTGAAAGTTTACG ATTTGATGGGAAATGCATCACTCCAGCCCAAAGGAAAGAAGACTAATTTTGATACTAAAAGAGTTTCCACTGAAG ATTTGAGAGCAAATGCATCACGTCAGCGCGAAGGAAAGAAGCCTAAGTTGGATGCTAGAAGAGTTTCCACTCGAGGTTTGGTTACAAGAGCAAATCCTTGTTTCTGTATCAAACACCctatcttttcttttcatttttctgattctaatgtttcttctttcttttcttttcttgtgcttTTTATTAAAGGAATAACAGGCCTAAGGATTAAGACCTCAGATATGCCTGCTACAAAAGCACGAGTCCGTGCTTTAACATCTGCTAATGCTAACCCTCATTTTATTTCTACTATTAGGCCTTATTTTATCAGCAGGCCTTCCCTCGAAAGTAATTTGAATTAA